In Isoptericola variabilis 225, the genomic window CGACGGGATCCTGTTCTGCGCCGAGCAGCTCGGCCTCACGGCCGCCGAGGTGTCCGCCGTCGCGACCTTCTACACCCAGTACAAGCGGCACCCCAACGGCACCTACACGGTCGGCGTGTGCACCAACACGCTGTGCGCCGTCATGGGCGGCGACGCGATCTTCGAGGAGCTGAGCGAGCACCTCGGCGTCGGGCACGACGAGACGACGCCCGACGGCGCGATCACGCTCGAGCGCGTCGAGTGCAACGCGGCGTGCGACTACGCGCCGGTCGTGATGGTCAACTGGGAGTTCTTCGACAACCAGACGCCCGAGTCGGCCACCGAGCTCGCCGACCGCCTGCGCGCGGGCGAGGCCGTCGCGCCGACGCGCGGAGCGTCGAGCGTGTGCACGTTCAAGCAGATGAGCCGGGTCCTCGCGGGGTTCCCCGACGGCCGCGCGGACGAGGGCGTCGGCGCGGGTGAGCCCACGCTCGCCGGCCTGCGCCTCGCGCGCGAGCGCGGCTGGACCGCGCCGTCGCCGCAGCAGCCCGAGGCCCCGGCGACCGGGGCGGGCGAGACCGGCGAGCCCGAGGCGGGCGAGCCCGGATCGAGCGCCGAGCGCGAGCCGACGACGGCCGCCGACGTGGCCCCGGGGGCCAAGCCCGGCACGTCGCAGGCCGAGCCCGACGCCGAGACCGGCACCCAGGGCCGGCCCGAGGCGACCGAGGAGGAGAGCACGGATGAGTGAGCCGTCGACGTCGGTGCTGACGCCCGTCCTCACCGACACGTGGGACGCCGACCGGTCCTGGAAGCTCGCGACGTACGAGGACGCCGGCGGCTACGCCGGCCTGCGCAAGGCCCTGACCATGGAGCCGGGCGACGTCGTCCAGGCCGTCAAGGACTCGGGCCTGCGGGGGCGCGGCGGCGCCGGCTTCCCCACGGGCATGAAGTGGGGCTTCCTGCCGCCGCCCGACGGCGGGCCGCGCTACCTCGTCGTCAACGCCGACGAGTCCGAGCCCGGCACGTGCAAGGACATCCCGCTCATGCTGGCGAGCCCGCAGCACCTCATCGAGGGCGTCGTCATCACGAGCTACGCGATCGGCTGCCACCACGCCTTCATCTACGTGCGCGGCGAGGTCCTGCACGTCTACCGGCGCCTGCTCGCCGCGGTGCAGGAGGCGTACGACGCCGGGTACCTCGGCACGGACGTGCTCGGCTCGGGCTACGACCTCGACGTCACGGTCCACGCGGGCGCGGGCGCGTACATCTGCGGCGAGGAGACGGCGCTGCTCGACTCGCTCGAGGGCCTGCGCGGCCAGCCGCGGCTCAAGCCGCCGTTCCCCGCGGTCGCCGGGCTGTACGCGCGGCCCACCGTCGTCAACAACGTCGAGTCGATCGCGTCCGTGCCGGGGATCATCGCGAACGGCGCCGACTGGTTCGCCTCGATGGGCACCGAGAAGTCGCAGGGCCACGGCCTGTTCTCGCTGTCCGGGCACGTCGTGCGCCCCGGCCAGTACGAGGCCCCGCTCGGCATCACGCTGCGCGAGCTGCTCGACCTCGCGGGCGGGGTGCGTCCGGGTCACGAGCTGAAGTTCTGGACGCCGGGCGGCTCGTCGACGCCCATCTTCACGGCCGACCACCTCGACGTCCCGCTCGACTACGAGTCGGTCGGGGCCGCGGGCTCGATGCTCGGCACGCGCGCGCTGCAGATCTTCGACGACACGGTGTGCGTCGTGCGCGCCGTGTCCCGCTGGACCGACTTCTACGCGCACGAGTCGTGCGGCAAGTGCACGCCGTGCCGCGAGGGCACCTACTGGCTCAAGCAGGTGCTGCACCGCATCGAGGCGGGCCAGGGCACCGAGGGAGACCTCGACCTGCTCCTCGACCTGTGCGACAACATCCTCGGCCGCTCGTTCTGCGCCCTCGGCGACGGCGCGACGTCGCCCGTCACCTCGAGCATCCAGCTCTTCCGCGACGAGTACGAGGCCCACATCGCGGGCGGTGGGTGCCCGTTCGACCCGAGCCGTGCGGCCCTGTTCGACTACACGCCCCGGAGCCGGCGCACGCCGGCGCTCGCGGGCACGGGAGGTCACCGATGACCGCGACGACGTCCACGGGCACCGAGGCGGCGCCCGTCGAGACCGTGACGTGCACGATCGACGAGGTCGAGGTCACGGTCCCCAAGGGCACGCTCATCATCCGGGCCGCCGAGCAGGTCGGCATCCAGATCCCGCGGTTCTGCGACCACCCGCTGCTCGCCCCCGCGGGCGCGTGCCGGCAGTGCCTCGTCGAGGTCGCGATGCCGGACCGCGAGGGCAACGTCCGGCCCATGCCCAAGCCGCAGGCCTCGTGCACCATGGAGGTCACCCCCGGCATGGTGGTCAAGACGCAGCGCACGTCGCCCGTGGCGGAGAAGGCCCAGAACGGGGTCATGGAGCTGCTGCTCATCAACCACCCGCTCGACTGCCCCGTGTGCGACAAGGGCGGCGAGTGCCCGCTGCAGAACCAGGCCATGACGAACGGGCGCTCGACGTCGCGCTTCGAGGACGTCAAGCGCACGTTCCCCAAGCCCATCGCGATCTCGACCGAGATCCTGCTCGACCGCGAGCGCTGCGTGCTGTGCCAGCGCTGCACGCGCTTCAGCGAGGAGATCGCCGGCGACGCGTTCATCGCGCTGCAGCAGCGCGGCGCGATGCAGCAGATCGGCCGGTTCGACGAGGCCGTGCTCGGCTACGCGCCGCCGCCCGGCGAGCACCGCTCGCCCACTCCGGTCGACAGGCCCGCGGGCGTCGCCCTCCCCGACACCTCGGGCCTGCCGTTCTCGTCCTACTTCTCGGGCAACACGGTCCAGATCTGCCCGGTCGGCGCGCTCACGGGCGCGGCGTACCGGTTCCGGGCGCGCCCGTTCGACCTGGTCTCGACGCCGAGCATCGCCGAGCACGACTCGTGCGGGTCGGCGATCCGCATCGACCACCGCCGCGGCGTCGTCCTGCGCCGGCTGTCGGGCGACGACCCGGCGGTCAACGAGGAGTGGATCACCGACAAGGACCGCTTCGCGTTCACCTGGCAGGCCGCGCCCGACCGGATCACGACGCCGCTCGTGCGCGACCGCACGCTCGACCGGTACGGCAAGGTCGTGGCGCGCGGCGAGCTGCGCCCGGCGTCGTGGGTCGAGGCTCTCGAGCTCGCGGCCGAGGGGCTCGCGGACGCGCGCGCCGCGCGCGGCATCGGCGTCCTGGCCGGCGGGCGTCTCACGGTCGAGGACGCGTACGCGTGGTCGCGGTTCGCGCGGACCGTGCTGGGCACCGACGACGTCGACCAGCGCGCCCGCGTGCACTCCGACGAGGAGGCGCGGTTCCTCGCCCACGCCGTTGCCGGCTCGGGGGTCGGCGTGACGTTCGGTGACCTCGAGAAGGCCCCGGTGGTGCTCCTCGCGGGGCTCGAGGCCGAGGAGGAGGCGGGCGTCACCTTCCTGCGGCTGCGCAAGGGCGTGCTGCGCCACGGCGTCAAGGTCTACTCGGTGGCGCCGTTCGCGACGCGCGGCCTGGCGCGCCTCGAGGGCACGCTGCTGCCCGCGGCGCCCGGCACCGAGGCCGAGTGGCTGGGGTCGCTCGCGACCCGCGCGACCGGCGGCCTGCTGCCCGCCGACGTCGACGCCGAGACGCTCGCGTCCGTCGCCGACGGGCTCGCGCAGCCCGGCGCGGTCATCCTCGTCGGCGAGCGGCTCGCGGGCTCACCCGGCGCGTACACGCAGGCGCTGCGCCTCGCCGAGGCCACCGGCGCCCGGCTGGCGTGGATCCCGCGGCGCGCGGGCGAGCGCGGCGGCGTCGAGGCCGGCCTGCTCCCGGGCCTGCTGCCCGGCGGTCGCCCGCTGACCGACGCCGCGGCGCGCGCCGAGGTCGCGGCCGCCTGGGGCGTGGACGCGGACGCGCTGCCGTCCGAGCCGGGCCTCGACACGGGCGGCATCCTCGACGCGCTGTCGGTCGGCCAGCTCTCGGGCGCGATCGTCGGCGGCCTCGAGCTCGCCGACCTGCCTGACCCCGCGCACGCGCGGCGAGCGCTCGAGGCGGCCTCGTGGGTCGTGTCGCTCGAGGTGCGCCGCTCGGAGGTCACCGAGCTCGCCGACGTCGTGCTCCCGGTGGCGCCGCCGGCCGAGCGCGCCGGCTCCTACTGGAACTGGGAGGGCCGCGTCCGGTCCTTCGGCCGCGCGCTCGAGTCCTCGGCGCTGCCCGACCACCGCGTGCTGCACCACCTCGCGGAGCAGCTCGGCGTCGACCTCGGCTGCGACGACCCGCTGGAGGCCCACCGCGCGATCGCGGCCCTGCCGGCGTGGCGCGGCGAGCGCCCGGCGGCACCTGCGGCCGAGCAGGTCGAGCCGCCGCCCGTGGCCCCCGGCACGGCCGTCCTCGCCGCGTGGCACCTGCTGCTCGACGACGGCGCGCTGCAGGACGGCGAGCAGTTCCTCGCCGGCACGGCCAAGCGCCCGGTCGCCCGCATGTCCGCGGTCACCGCGGCCGCGGCCGACGTGTTCGACGGCGACCTCGTGACCGTCTCGACCGACCGGGGCTCGATCACGCTGCCGGTCGCGATCACCGAGATGGTCGACCACGTCGTGTGGCTGCCGCTCGCCTCGCGCGGGTGCCGCGTGCACGCGCAGCTCGGCGCGTCGCCCGGCGACGTCGTGCACGTCGCCCCCGCACCCCAGGACCTGTCAGAAGGCCGGTGGGACAGGGCCCACCAGGGTTCTGACACCGCGGAGCAGGACGGAGGGGCCGCATGATCCCCGGCGTGGTCGCCGACTTCAGCCAGGACACCTGGATCACCTACGTGGTCAAGGCCGTCCTCATCGTGGTGTTCCTGCTCACGAGCGTGCTCTTCGCGATCTGGTTCGAGCGCAAGGTCGTCGCGCGCATGCAGCTGCGCCCCGGCCCGAACTGGCACGGCCCGTTCGGCCTCCTGCAGTCGCTCGCCGACGCCATGAAGCTCCTGCTCAAGGAGGACCTGACCGTCACCCGGGCGGACCGGGTGATCTACCTGCTGGCGCCGATGATCTCGGTGTTCTGCGCGCTCCTCGTGTTCGCGGTGATCCCGTTCGGCCCGAACGTCACGATCCCGTTCACGGACTACTCGACGCCCGCGCAGCTCACCGACTTCCCCGTCGCCGTCCTGTACATCCTCGGGTGCGCGGCGCTCGGCGTGTACGGCATCGTGCTCGGCGGCTGGTCCTCCGGGTCGACCTACCCGCTGCTCGGCTCCGTGCGCTCGACCGCCCAGGTCATCAGCTACGAGCTTGCGATGGGGCTGTCGCTCGTGAGCGTGTTCGTCATGGCGGGCTCGATGTCGACGTCGTCGATCGTCGACTCGCAGACCCGGCTCTGGTGGTTCCTGCCGCTCGCGCCGGCGTTCGTCATCTACATCATCTCGATGATCGGCGAGACCAACCGCCTGCCGTTCGACCTCCCGGAGGCCGAGGGCGAGCTCGTCTCGGGCTACATGACCGAGTACTCGTCGATGAAGTTCGCGTGGTTCTTCCTCGCGGAGTACATCAACATGCTCAACGTCGCGGCCGTCGCGACGACGCTCTTCCTCGGCGGGTGGCGGGCCCCGTGGCCGCTGTCGGCGATCGGCGACGGGATGCTCAACGAGGGCTGGTGGCCGATCCTCTGGTTCCTCGCCAAGCTCTGGCTGCTCATGTTCGTGTTCGTGTGGGTGCGCGGCACGCTGCTGCGCCTGCGCTACGACCAGTTCATGACCTTCGGCTGGAAGGTGCTCATCCCGGTCGCGCTGGCCTGGGTCGTCGTGCTCGCGACGTTCCAGTGGCTAAGCCTGGCCGGCGTGACGCGCACCCAGCTGTTCGTGGGCATCGGCGTCGCCGCGGTCGTCGTCTTCGCCGTGATCTGGGTCTGGCCGGAGAAGAAGGAGCCCGCGCCACGGCGGGCCGCCGCCGGCGAGTTCGACCCGTTCGCGGGCGGCTACCCCGTGCCCCCGCTGCCGGGCCAGCACCTGCCGCGCTCGAGCCGTCGCACCGGCACCAGCGCCGTCGCCCAGTCCGTCGACCACTCCGAGGAGACGCGATGACCGACAAGCCCTACGAGCCGCTGCGCCCGAAGAAGGGGCCGATCGGCGAGCTGCTCGCGCCGGTCGCCGGCTTCGGCGTGACGTTCTCGGCGATGTTCAAGCCGACCGTCACCGAGCAGTACCCGCGCAAGAAGACGGCGCCGCCGAAGCGGTACCACGGCCGCCACCAGCTCAACCGGTACCCCGACGGGCTCGAGAAGTGCATCGGGTGCGAGCTGTGCGCGTGGGCCTGCCCCGCCGACGCCATCTACGTCGAGGGCGGCGACAACGCCGACCTGCCCGACGGCGCGCACATGAGCCCGGGGGAGCGGTACGGCCGCGTCTACCAGATCAACTACCTGCGCTGCATCTTCTGCGGGCTGTGCATCGAGGCGTGCCCCACGCGCGCGCTCACGATGACGAACGACTACGAGCTCGCCGGCCCCACCCGCGCCGGGATGATCTACGAGAAGCAGGACCTGCTGGCGCCGCTCGCCGAGGGCATGCTCGCCGCCCCGCACCCCATGGTCGAGGGCACGACCGACACCGAGTACTACCGCGGCGAGGTCACGGGGCCCACGCGCGAGCAGGTCGAGTGGGTCCGCACCCACCGGCCCGACGACCCGACGCTCGACGCCGCGG contains:
- the nuoE gene encoding NADH-quinone oxidoreductase subunit NuoE, with the protein product MTAEPTSARSATGYDAETLASLTADAAAITARYPDPRSGLLPMLHLVQSVDGYVSRDGILFCAEQLGLTAAEVSAVATFYTQYKRHPNGTYTVGVCTNTLCAVMGGDAIFEELSEHLGVGHDETTPDGAITLERVECNAACDYAPVVMVNWEFFDNQTPESATELADRLRAGEAVAPTRGASSVCTFKQMSRVLAGFPDGRADEGVGAGEPTLAGLRLARERGWTAPSPQQPEAPATGAGETGEPEAGEPGSSAEREPTTAADVAPGAKPGTSQAEPDAETGTQGRPEATEEESTDE
- the nuoF gene encoding NADH-quinone oxidoreductase subunit NuoF: MSEPSTSVLTPVLTDTWDADRSWKLATYEDAGGYAGLRKALTMEPGDVVQAVKDSGLRGRGGAGFPTGMKWGFLPPPDGGPRYLVVNADESEPGTCKDIPLMLASPQHLIEGVVITSYAIGCHHAFIYVRGEVLHVYRRLLAAVQEAYDAGYLGTDVLGSGYDLDVTVHAGAGAYICGEETALLDSLEGLRGQPRLKPPFPAVAGLYARPTVVNNVESIASVPGIIANGADWFASMGTEKSQGHGLFSLSGHVVRPGQYEAPLGITLRELLDLAGGVRPGHELKFWTPGGSSTPIFTADHLDVPLDYESVGAAGSMLGTRALQIFDDTVCVVRAVSRWTDFYAHESCGKCTPCREGTYWLKQVLHRIEAGQGTEGDLDLLLDLCDNILGRSFCALGDGATSPVTSSIQLFRDEYEAHIAGGGCPFDPSRAALFDYTPRSRRTPALAGTGGHR
- a CDS encoding NADH-quinone oxidoreductase subunit G, producing MTATTSTGTEAAPVETVTCTIDEVEVTVPKGTLIIRAAEQVGIQIPRFCDHPLLAPAGACRQCLVEVAMPDREGNVRPMPKPQASCTMEVTPGMVVKTQRTSPVAEKAQNGVMELLLINHPLDCPVCDKGGECPLQNQAMTNGRSTSRFEDVKRTFPKPIAISTEILLDRERCVLCQRCTRFSEEIAGDAFIALQQRGAMQQIGRFDEAVLGYAPPPGEHRSPTPVDRPAGVALPDTSGLPFSSYFSGNTVQICPVGALTGAAYRFRARPFDLVSTPSIAEHDSCGSAIRIDHRRGVVLRRLSGDDPAVNEEWITDKDRFAFTWQAAPDRITTPLVRDRTLDRYGKVVARGELRPASWVEALELAAEGLADARAARGIGVLAGGRLTVEDAYAWSRFARTVLGTDDVDQRARVHSDEEARFLAHAVAGSGVGVTFGDLEKAPVVLLAGLEAEEEAGVTFLRLRKGVLRHGVKVYSVAPFATRGLARLEGTLLPAAPGTEAEWLGSLATRATGGLLPADVDAETLASVADGLAQPGAVILVGERLAGSPGAYTQALRLAEATGARLAWIPRRAGERGGVEAGLLPGLLPGGRPLTDAAARAEVAAAWGVDADALPSEPGLDTGGILDALSVGQLSGAIVGGLELADLPDPAHARRALEAASWVVSLEVRRSEVTELADVVLPVAPPAERAGSYWNWEGRVRSFGRALESSALPDHRVLHHLAEQLGVDLGCDDPLEAHRAIAALPAWRGERPAAPAAEQVEPPPVAPGTAVLAAWHLLLDDGALQDGEQFLAGTAKRPVARMSAVTAAAADVFDGDLVTVSTDRGSITLPVAITEMVDHVVWLPLASRGCRVHAQLGASPGDVVHVAPAPQDLSEGRWDRAHQGSDTAEQDGGAA
- the nuoH gene encoding NADH-quinone oxidoreductase subunit NuoH is translated as MIPGVVADFSQDTWITYVVKAVLIVVFLLTSVLFAIWFERKVVARMQLRPGPNWHGPFGLLQSLADAMKLLLKEDLTVTRADRVIYLLAPMISVFCALLVFAVIPFGPNVTIPFTDYSTPAQLTDFPVAVLYILGCAALGVYGIVLGGWSSGSTYPLLGSVRSTAQVISYELAMGLSLVSVFVMAGSMSTSSIVDSQTRLWWFLPLAPAFVIYIISMIGETNRLPFDLPEAEGELVSGYMTEYSSMKFAWFFLAEYINMLNVAAVATTLFLGGWRAPWPLSAIGDGMLNEGWWPILWFLAKLWLLMFVFVWVRGTLLRLRYDQFMTFGWKVLIPVALAWVVVLATFQWLSLAGVTRTQLFVGIGVAAVVVFAVIWVWPEKKEPAPRRAAAGEFDPFAGGYPVPPLPGQHLPRSSRRTGTSAVAQSVDHSEETR
- the nuoI gene encoding NADH-quinone oxidoreductase subunit NuoI — encoded protein: MTDKPYEPLRPKKGPIGELLAPVAGFGVTFSAMFKPTVTEQYPRKKTAPPKRYHGRHQLNRYPDGLEKCIGCELCAWACPADAIYVEGGDNADLPDGAHMSPGERYGRVYQINYLRCIFCGLCIEACPTRALTMTNDYELAGPTRAGMIYEKQDLLAPLAEGMLAAPHPMVEGTTDTEYYRGEVTGPTREQVEWVRTHRPDDPTLDAAADVADGKAPPPTPRKHELRPSQDRAEATRAAATRSNVDARTETQGATGVALTPGGRA